The sequence TGCCGCAAAAATCGCATCCTCACCGGAAACCAGATCATGGAGCATCAGCAATTGTCTTGGATCCTTTAAACCCATGGCGATACAGCGTTCTTCTTCCTCGATCGTCTGCGGAACAAGTCTAGCCTGCATATCTCCGCCAAGTGCTTTAATGGCTGCAGCCGAAATGACACCCTCCGGCGCGCCTCCCGTACCGACAAAAAGATCGACACCGGTGTGCGGGAGGGCAGTTGCAATTGAAGCACCTACATCACCATCGCCAAACAACTTGACCCTTGCGCCTTTTTGCCTGACACGTTCAATCAAGTCATCGTGGCGGTCACGTTCCTGGATGATTACGGTCAAATCCTGAATCCGTTTATTGTTCGCTTTAGCGACGATTTCAATCGTCATTTCAATCGGATCATCCAGGCTGATTTTGCCAGCTGCACTTTTGCCGACAGCAATTTTCTGCATATACATATCCGGTGCATGGAGGAGGGTGCCTTTATCCGCGACCGCAATCACAGCCATCGCGTTATTATGTCCTTTGGCGACGATATTTGTCCCTTCCAGCGGGTCAACGGCTATATCAACTTTTGGTCCCATACCGGTACCCAGCCGTTCCCCAATAAACAGCATTGGAGCCTCGTCCAATTCCCCTTCACCAATCACGACAATACCATCCATATTAACCGAATCAAACATCTTCCGCATAGCCGTTGTGGCCGCATCATCCGCTTCATTCTTCTTGCCGCGCCCCATCCATTGGGCAGAAGCCAGTGCAGCAGCTTCAGTAACTCTGACAATCTCAAGTGCCAACTCGCGTTCCAAATGTCACTCCCCCATTTTCGACAGCATTCTCACTCAACATCAATCTTACCAGAAAAACTTTTATTTCTGAATTTTATCGAGGGATAATTTGATTAAATTTATTGGCCATAGAAAAACTTAATCG comes from Mesobacillus jeotgali and encodes:
- the glpX gene encoding class II fructose-bisphosphatase, with product MERELALEIVRVTEAAALASAQWMGRGKKNEADDAATTAMRKMFDSVNMDGIVVIGEGELDEAPMLFIGERLGTGMGPKVDIAVDPLEGTNIVAKGHNNAMAVIAVADKGTLLHAPDMYMQKIAVGKSAAGKISLDDPIEMTIEIVAKANNKRIQDLTVIIQERDRHDDLIERVRQKGARVKLFGDGDVGASIATALPHTGVDLFVGTGGAPEGVISAAAIKALGGDMQARLVPQTIEEEERCIAMGLKDPRQLLMLHDLVSGEDAIFAATGVSSGELLDGVHFLGGDLVETHSIVMRSKTKTVRYITAHHHLEHKPHLVMV